A genomic window from Leptospira andrefontaineae includes:
- a CDS encoding DoxX family protein produces MENLDAKSISLWIMATIYTIAGILHFVIPKFYMRIMPPWIPYHKLMVQLSGIVEIALGLGLFFPQTKVLAAWGVVLLLIAVFPANVYHFQSRTRKDPPTWALLLRLPLQFLLIYWAYTFTY; encoded by the coding sequence ATGGAAAACCTAGACGCTAAATCTATCAGTCTCTGGATCATGGCGACCATTTATACGATCGCCGGTATTCTTCATTTTGTGATCCCTAAATTTTATATGAGGATCATGCCACCGTGGATTCCTTATCATAAACTTATGGTCCAACTCAGCGGTATCGTAGAGATCGCCTTGGGGCTTGGGCTTTTCTTTCCTCAAACAAAAGTATTAGCAGCTTGGGGTGTGGTCCTTCTTTTAATCGCAGTTTTTCCTGCTAACGTATATCACTTTCAATCAAGAACCAGAAAAGATCCTCCTACTTGGGCTTTACTTTTGAGGCTGCCTTTGCAGTTTCTTTTGATCTACTGGGCTTATACTTTTACGTATTGA
- a CDS encoding OmpA family protein translates to MNRLLTILLYSVFLFFSSDLLAEEKIIEGKLLQFGRMLGTGNEFIQVLSNDLSPELSRLHNQTIRVLCQMRGENCDPIRYETYPFSESKGLADWTLKRIPNYVNRGYFAFNPTVTPDGQSIFWTVYSSKGKSGTQRIWFAEKDDKGFWRDGKEMPAPLNNDLNSAVIAVLPSNTELFVFGSFGDDEASHKIQVEFQEKREELRRNTRDEMEFRLKEEQLAYEYLRKLTLLQNKATVPLYKSYKEKGNWSYPKAINFPEFSNIYLKNNTSVFGGSTLSSSGRILIYSVQQPDSYGKLDLYVSIQKADGSFSLGKNLGEVVNTSSEETAPFLAGDDRTLYFCSDGHKGLSVYVTKRIGEGWDNWTKPVEVSANLKGVNFFSIPVNSDWAYVSKEGQLYMAYLPRDFRPNPVVVINGKVLDEEGNPLSAEIHYESLTRLEKRGSAKSDSKTGSFSLVLPYGEKYGFYAEKPGHLSVSRNLDLTESKQEDAKLDVEFRLPALAVGRQILLNNLFFETNKFEISKDSEPELDRLANFLKSNPKLKISVEGHTDNVGKKERNLELSENRAKAVADYLISRHGINGERVRTQGFGDSQPISSNDNASDRQKNRRVVLQIVD, encoded by the coding sequence ATGAACCGTCTTCTTACCATTTTACTTTATTCTGTTTTTCTATTTTTCTCTTCGGATCTGCTCGCTGAAGAAAAGATTATCGAAGGTAAACTTCTTCAATTTGGTAGAATGTTAGGGACTGGAAATGAATTCATCCAAGTACTTTCCAACGATCTGAGTCCTGAACTTTCCAGACTTCATAATCAAACCATTCGTGTTCTCTGCCAGATGAGAGGAGAAAATTGCGATCCGATACGTTATGAGACCTATCCTTTTTCCGAATCCAAGGGTCTTGCGGATTGGACTTTGAAAAGAATTCCGAATTATGTGAATAGAGGTTACTTCGCTTTTAATCCTACCGTAACTCCCGACGGACAATCCATCTTTTGGACTGTGTATTCTAGCAAAGGTAAATCAGGCACTCAAAGGATCTGGTTTGCGGAGAAGGACGATAAAGGTTTTTGGAGAGACGGTAAAGAGATGCCTGCTCCTTTGAATAATGATCTGAACTCAGCAGTGATCGCAGTTCTTCCAAGTAACACTGAATTATTCGTTTTCGGATCCTTCGGTGATGATGAAGCTTCTCATAAAATCCAAGTTGAGTTCCAGGAAAAAAGAGAAGAATTGAGAAGAAACACGAGAGACGAAATGGAATTCCGTTTAAAGGAAGAACAACTCGCCTATGAATATCTCCGCAAACTCACTCTGCTCCAAAATAAGGCGACTGTTCCATTATATAAAAGTTATAAAGAAAAAGGAAATTGGTCTTATCCTAAGGCGATTAATTTTCCCGAGTTTTCGAATATATATCTGAAGAATAATACATCCGTTTTCGGCGGTTCCACTCTTTCTTCTTCCGGAAGAATATTGATCTACTCGGTCCAGCAGCCGGATTCTTACGGAAAGTTGGATCTGTACGTAAGTATACAAAAAGCGGACGGCTCTTTCTCTCTTGGTAAAAACTTAGGAGAGGTTGTAAATACTTCTTCAGAGGAGACCGCTCCCTTTTTAGCAGGAGACGACAGAACTCTTTATTTCTGTAGCGATGGTCATAAGGGACTTTCCGTATATGTGACCAAAAGAATTGGAGAAGGTTGGGACAATTGGACTAAACCTGTAGAAGTCTCAGCTAACTTAAAAGGTGTAAACTTCTTCTCTATTCCGGTAAATAGCGACTGGGCTTATGTAAGCAAAGAAGGTCAGCTTTACATGGCTTATCTTCCCCGCGATTTCCGTCCAAATCCTGTCGTAGTGATCAACGGAAAAGTTTTGGATGAAGAAGGAAATCCTTTAAGCGCGGAAATACATTATGAATCCTTAACACGTCTGGAAAAAAGAGGAAGTGCCAAGAGCGATTCAAAAACCGGTTCATTTAGTTTAGTTCTTCCTTATGGAGAAAAATACGGTTTTTATGCGGAGAAGCCTGGCCATCTTTCCGTTTCTAGAAATTTAGATCTTACTGAATCTAAACAAGAAGACGCAAAATTAGATGTAGAATTTCGTCTTCCTGCTTTGGCAGTAGGTCGACAAATCCTTCTGAACAATTTATTTTTCGAGACAAACAAATTCGAGATCTCCAAAGACTCCGAACCGGAATTAGATCGTTTGGCAAACTTTTTAAAATCGAATCCTAAACTCAAAATCTCTGTCGAAGGTCATACGGACAATGTTGGTAAAAAAGAGCGTAACCTAGAACTTTCCGAAAACAGAGCAAAAGCAGTGGCAGATTATTTGATTTCCAGACACGGGATCAACGGCGAAAGAGTTCGTACCCAAGGTTTTGGGGACAGCCAACCAATTTCTTCCAATGATAACGCTTCAGACCGTCAAAAGAATAGAAGAGTTGTGTTACAGATCGTAGACTGA